One window of Camelina sativa cultivar DH55 chromosome 4, Cs, whole genome shotgun sequence genomic DNA carries:
- the LOC104780862 gene encoding mitogen-activated protein kinase kinase kinase NPK1-like, with protein sequence MEWVRGETIGFGTFSTVSVATTTNKDSGVFPRLIAVKSSDSYGAASLSNEKSVLDSLGDCPEIVRCYGEDRTVENGEKLHNLLLEYASRGSLATQLKKLGGEGLPEPTVRRHTGSVLRGLRHVHAKGFAHCDIKLGNILLFNDGAVKIADFGLARRVDGVLTPSNEGVEIRGTPLYMAPESVNYNEYGSAADVWALGCAVVEMISGKTAWSVKEGSHVMSLLMRIGAGGELPKIPEFLSEEGKDFLSKCFVKDPENRWAAEMLLNHPFVAVDCEEHDQREDYVLKVEEEEAPTSPKCPFEFPDWESMSSDSHTPSDSPVKRLGSLVSESFPDWSVEGDWITVR encoded by the coding sequence ATGGAGTGGGTTCGTGGAGAAACAATAGGGTTCGGAACGTTTTCTACTGTAAGTGTAGCGACGACTACTAATAAAGATTCCGGTGTGTTCCCGAGGCTTATCGCCGTGAAATCGTCTGATTCTTATGGCGCCGCTTCTCTTTCTAACGAGAAATCAGTGTTGGATTCACTCGGTGATTGCCCTGAGATCGTACGGTGTTACGGCGAGGATCGAACGGTGGAGAACGGAGAGAAGTTACATAACTTGTTGTTGGAGTACGCTTCAAGAGGAAGTTTAGCGACACAGTTGAAGAAACTAGGTGGTGAGGGTTTACCGGAACCCACCGTACGCCGCCACACGGGATCAGTGCTCAGAGGGTTACGTCACGTCCACGCGAAAGGGTTTGCTCACTGCGATATAAAACTCGGGAATATTCTGTTGTTTAACGACGGCGCCGTTAAAATAGCCGATTTCGGATTGGCGAGGAGAGTTGACGGAGTTTTAACGCCGTCAAACGAAGGGGTTGAGATTAGAGGGACGCCGTTATATATGGCGCCGGAATCTGTTAACTATAACGAGTATGGATCAGCGGCTGACGTGTGGGCGTTAGGATGCGCTGTAGTTGAGATGATTAGTGGCAAAACGGCGTGGAGTGTGAAAGAAGGATCACACGTCATGTCGCTTTTGATGCGTATTGGTGCCGGTGGTGAGTTACCGAAGATTCCAGAGTTCTTGTCGGAAGAAGGAAAAGATTTCTTGTCTAAGTGTTTTGTCAAAGATCCCGAGAATAGATGGGCGGCTGAGATGCTTTTGAACCATCCGTTCGTAGCCGTTGATTGTGAAGAGCACGATCAACGAGAAGACTATGTTTtgaaggtggaggaggaagaagcacCGACGTCACCAAAGTGTCCATTCGAGTTTCCCGATTGGGAATCTATGTCATCGGATTCTCACACGCCGTCTGATTCTCCGGTGAAGAGACTTGGGAGTTTGGTTAGTGAATCGTTCCCTGATTGGTCTGTCGAAGGGGATTGGATTACCGTCAGGTGA
- the LOC109132517 gene encoding uncharacterized protein LOC109132517, which produces LSLSIFSTSFITNLQLNLSLSLSLLTFSPKIFDLITKKKPAIDRKTFPPPHTPSPGVVRRLHAPPSSSSSSTSLLKQHSWSPDLIREEAWSKRQDVSRRHRYLRRGKSLTDEDLDELKASFELGFGFGSPEMADQRLSDTLPALELYFAVQKSYNDAVSNKSTTTSSSSLSSDGDTSPHNSVYRNSDDPQTVKTKLKQWARVVACTVNQSPPR; this is translated from the exons ctctctctctctatcttctccaCTTCCTTTATAACTAATCTTcaactaaatctctctctctctctctctctcttaacctTTTCACCCAAAATTTTCGacttaattaccaaaaaaaaaccagccATTGATCGTAAAACCTTTCCTCCACCGCACACCCCCTCGCCGGGGGTAGTGCGTCGTCTCCACGcgcctccttcttcttcttcttcttctacttctctctTGAAACAGCACTCTTGGTCTCCGGATCTGATCCGCGAAGAAGCTTGGTCAAAACGCCAAGATGTCTCCCGTCGCCACCGTTACCTCCGCCGGGGGAAGAGCTTGACCGACGAAGATCTCGACGAGCTCAAAGCGAGTTTCGAactcgggttcgggttcggatctCCGGAGATGGCGGATCAGAGACTTTCTGACACGCTTCCCGCGCTGGAACTCTACTTCGCCGTTCAGAAAAGCTACAACGACGCCGTTTCTAACAAATCCACCACAACGTCGTCTTCTTCACTCTCCTCCGACGGCGATACCAGTCCTCACAACTCCGTATACCGAAACA GCGATGATCCGCAAACGGTGAAGACGAAGCTGAAGCAGTGGGCGAGAGTGGTGGCGTGCACCGTGAACCAATCGCCTCCGAGATGA
- the LOC104780864 gene encoding uncharacterized protein LOC104780864, which produces MVDVDRRMTGLRPSHAAGLRRLSARAAAPTTPTVRNSLVSFSSLADQVISHLHTSRIQVQPGLTDSEFAIAEAEFAFAFPPDLRAVLTAGLPVGAGFPDWRSPGARLHLRAMIDLPIAAVSFQIARNTLWSKSWGLRPSDPEKALRVARNALKRAPLMIPIFDHCYIPCNPSLAGNPVFYIDETRIFCCGSDLSDFFERESLFRGSDTCPVVLTKQRSVSEKSAGPSSSSNFSRMSLDSGRVHGSGKPRWVEFWSDAAVDRRRRNSASSMSSSHSSSPERFLDLPRSETPKWVDDYVNRIGSVLRGGGWSESDVDDIVHVSASGFFEGEMVILDNQAVLDALLLKAGRFSESLRKAGWSSEEVSDALGFDFRPEKEKKPVKKLSPELVQRIGKLAESVSRS; this is translated from the coding sequence atggtcgaCGTTGATCGGAGAATGACCGGTCTCAGACCATCACACGCCGCGGGTCTCCGTCGTCTCTCAGCTCGAGCCGCTGCACCAACGACACCAACAGTCAGAAACAGTCTCGTCTCTTTCTCATCTCTAGCCGATCAAGTCATCTCACACTTACACACCTCGAGGATCCAAGTCCAACCGGGTCTAACCGACTCCGAATTCGCCATAGCCGAAGCAGAGTTCGCATTCGCTTTCCCACCTGACCTCCGTGCAGTTCTCACCGCCGGCCTACCCGTCGGAGCTGGTTTCCCGGACTGGCGTTCTCCCGGAGCTCGTCTTCATCTAAGGGCTATGATCGATCTTCCCATCGCCGCCGTGTCGTTTCAGATCGCGAGGAACACTCTCTGGAGCAAGTCTTGGGGTTTAAGACCGTCCGACCCGGAGAAAGCTTTACGGGTCGCGAGGAATGCTCTAAAGAGAGCTCCTTTGATGATACCAATCTTTGATCACTGCTATATTCCTTGTAACCCGTCTTTAGCGGGTAACCCGGTTTTTTACATTGACGAGACCCGGATTTTCTGTTGCGGGTCGGATCTTTCTGATTTCTTCGAGCGTGAGTCTTTGTTCAGAGGCTCCGACACGTGTCCGGTTGTTTTAACTAAGCAGCGTTCGGTTAGTGAGAAATCAGCCGGGCCATCTTCGTCGTCTAATTTTTCGAGAATGAGTTTAGATTCGGGTCGGGTTCATGGGTCGGGTAAACCGAGGTGGGTTGAGTTTTGGAGTGACGCGGCGGTTGATCGACGGAGGAGAAACTCTGCTTCTTCTATGTCGTCGTCACACTCTTCGTCGCCGGAGAGGTTTCTAGATTTACCAAGATCAGAGACGCCGAAATGGGTCGACGATTACGTGAACCGAATCGGGTCGGTTTTAAGAGGAGGCGGGTGGAGCGAATCCGACGTCGATGATATTGTACACGTGTCAGCATCTGGATTCTTTGAGGGTGAAATGGTGATTTTAGACAATCAAGCGGTTCTTGATGCGTTGCTTTTGAAAGCGGGTCGGTTCTCGGAGTCGCTCCGAAAAGCTGGATGGAGCTCCGAAGAAGTATCGGATGCacttggttttgattttagaccggagaaggagaagaaaccgGTTAAGAAGCTATCTCCTGAACTAGTCCAACGAATCGGGAAACTTGCTGAGTCGGTTTCTCGGTCATGA
- the LOC104780865 gene encoding probable calcium-binding protein CML20 — protein MSSLYRGVSRKEKPRRHHGLTTQKRQEIKEAFELFDTDGSGTIDAKELNVAMRALGFEMTEEQINKMIADVDKDGSGAIDFDEFVHMMTAKIGERDTKEELTKAFQIIDLDKNGKISIDDIKRMAKDLGENFTDAEIREMVEEADRDHDGEVNMDEFMRMMRRTTYGGN, from the exons ATG TCGAGTTTGTACAGAGGTGTTTCGAGGAAAGAGAAACCGAGACGTCATCATGGGTTGACAACGCAGAAGAGGCAAGAGATTAAGGAAGCTTTTGAGCTGTTTGACACTGATGGGTCTGGCACCATTGATGCTAAAGAGCTTAATGTTGCTATGAG GGCGCTTGGTTTTGAAATGACAGAAgag CAAATCAACAAAATGATAGCTGATGTGGACAAAGATGGAAGTGGAGCCattgattttgatgagtttgttcaTATGATGACTGCTAAGATTGGTGAAAGAGACACAAAAGAAGAGCTCACCAAAGCATTCCAGATCATTGATCTTgacaaaaat GGGAAGATATCTATTGATGATATTAAACGCATGGCAAAGGACTTGGGTGAGAATTTCACCGATGCTGAGATCAGAGAAATGGTTGAAGAAGCAGATCGAGATC ATGATGGTGAAGTTAACATGGATGAGTTTATGAGGAtgatgagaagaacaacttatG GTGGTAACTAG
- the LOC104780861 gene encoding uncharacterized acetyltransferase At3g50280-like gives MEDVTVISSSIVKPGNISHSGQAKIHLTPSDLSLLYLDYPQRGLLFHKPDPQTHFISRLKSSLSTTLETYFPFTGSLVKVNNHEDNTVSLYIDCDDGRGVKFVHAIADSVSGSRIEFVHHVSASYRCCAGILYWVTYWAKDLASSNPEP, from the exons ATGGAAGATGTGACCGTGATTTCTTCGAGCATTGTTAAACCCGGAAACATCAGTCATTCGGGTCAGGCAAAGATCCATCTTACTCCATCTGATCTTAGCCTTCTCTATCTCGATTATCCTCAAAGAGGTCTCCTCTTCCACAAACCCGACCCGCAAACCCATTTCATCTCTCGGTTAAAGTCCTCTCTGTCTACTACTCTAGAGACCTACTTCCCCTTCACTGGTAGTCTTGTGAAAGTGAACAACCATGAAGATAATACGGTGTCGCTTTATATCGACTGTGACGATGGCCGTGGTGTCAAATTTGTTCATGCCATAGCGGATTCTGTCTCG GGGAGTCGGATTGAGTTCGTGCATCACGTTTCGGCGAGTTACAGGTGTTGCGCAGGTATCCTTTATTGGGTTACGTATTGGGCTAAGGATTTGGCATCATCCAATCCTGAGCCTTGA
- the LOC104780863 gene encoding transcription factor HEC2, whose protein sequence is MDNSDILMNMMMQQMEKLPEHFSNSNPNPNSHNVMMLSESNTHPFFFNPTHTHLPLDPTISHHHQPGLNFRYAPSMSSSLPEKRGGCSDNANMAAMREMIFRIAVMQPIHIDPESVKPPKRKNVRISKDPQSVAARHRRERISERIRILQRLVPGGTKMDTASMLDEAIHYVKFLKKQVQSLEEHAVVNGGGMTAVAGGALAGTVGGGYGGKGCGTMRSDHHQMLGNAQILR, encoded by the coding sequence atgGATAACTCCGACATTCTAATGAACATGATGATGCAGCAGATGGAGAAGCTTCCTGAACACTTCTCTaactcaaaccctaaccctaattccCATAACGTTATGATGCTCTCCGAATCCAACACCCACCCGTTCTTCTTCAACCCCACCCATACTCATCTCCCACTTGACCCAACCATCTCTCATCACCACCAACCCGGTTTAAATTTCCGGTATGCCCCGTCCATGTCATCATCTCTCCCGGAGAAAAGAGGAGGATGCAGCGACAACGCCAACATGGCGGCAATGAGAGAGATGATCTTTCGAATAGCCGTGATGCAGCCTATACATATTGATCCGGAGTCCGTGAAGCCACCGAAGAGAAAGAACGTGAGGATCTCTAAGGATCCACAGAGCGTGGCGGCTAGACATCGAAGGGAGAGGATAAGTGAGCGCATTCGGATTCTTCAACGGCTTGTCCCCGGTGGCACCAAGATGGATACGGCGTCGATGCTCGACGAGGCTATCCATTACGTTAAGTTTCTTAAGAAGCAGGTGCAATCGCTGGAGGAACATGCGGTGGTTAACGGGGGAGGAATGACGGCGGTGGCCGGAGGAGCACTGGCGGGTACTGTTGGTGGAGGATATGGAGGAAAAGGGTGTGGGACTATGCGGTCTGATCATCACCAGATGCTTGGAAATGCACAGATtcttagatga